TAGAAATAAAGGTAACTACCTAATTACAAAAAGAAAACTCTTTCAGGATAGAATAAACTAATTGAATTTAAAACTTGAAATAAAAAATCTAAACTTCTAAGATAGACCCAACATTGAGGTTTTAATAAATAAAGGAGAAAGCTAAACCTTTCTTAAATTTTATTTCTCCTATCAACTGTGGCGGTTATGGTGAAATGGTCAACACACCTGATTGTGGTCCAGGCATGTATGGGTTCGAATCCCATTAATCGCCCCATATAAATTAACTGTTAAGCTTTTCTCTCTTTAGATGACTCAATCAACTCCAAGTATGATTCACATTCATAGATGCGATGGTTCTTTATGTAAGTCTGTAGAGGGGCATCATTGCATCTATGAAAGTTCTGATTTCTGAATATTCTTTTTACCTCCTCTAATTGCTCAACAAATAAAAGAATTAGATATTCCTCAATCTAATTCTGGAAAATTCACCAGAAAAAGAAAATTTTCAATGGTTACTAATAGATATCCAACTTTTTGATTCTTCTGAAAAGATCATTGATTTAACATCTCGTTAACTTTACTTCCAGAAAACAAGCACAACCTCTTACTACGAATTTCAACACCTCCACTAATAGAGGAAAAAGCTTTTAAATATATTGAGCTAGACCTAGCTCTATCTCTAAATAGCGAGAAGGGGATTGAGTTTCTATACAACAATGATTATCAAACTAATTCTCAGAAGATGAAATACAACCCACAATTAAAGAAAGAGATTTCAAAAATCATCAGAGAAATTTTTCAATTATTGAAAAGTAATTGGTTTTCAAAATTAACAGAAGAAAGTTGAATTAACTTCTTGTGAGAAAAAGTATTAATCTCTACAGGTCAATCAAAATCAGAGTTTTATAGAGAAGTTAATAGTGATAAAAAGGATGAAGAATTCTCTGATTTAGGAGTTGAAATAGGAGAAATAAATTAATTCTTACACTTAATAGCTGCAGTAATTTCAGAAATTTCTTGAGTAATACTGGATTGTTTCATTTTTCTGTAAAGTATTTGATATTCTTGTAGTTTTTCTTCTGCAGCCTTAACTGCGTTACTCATAACATCCTTTCTGAGATTGTGTTCAGCAATCTTAGATTCAACCAGAGATATTTGAAGAGTTCTCTCAAAAAAAGTTGGAAACATCTCTACTACACAATTGGAAGTGTCTAATTTATATTCGTGAGTTTCATATCTAATGGATTTTTCTACTTTACCAAAGTAATCTGCAGTAAAAGGTAATAGTTTCTTCAACTTAAAAGGTTTATTTAAAGATTTGTGAAGTATTTGAAGATATCCGCAACCTCTATTTACATATTCCCTTAGTAGTTCACTAGAAATTTCCTCTACTTTGTCAGAGTATTCATTAAAAGAAAGCTCCGAACTATAAGACTTGATTATTCTTTTTTTGAATTCAGTATTTGAGAGTAAACCAGTTAACTTTTTTCCAAATACTACTAAGAGAATTTGAGTAGAAAAATGACTCTTTATGTAGTCAATTATTTGCTTATTGAATCTACCACAAAGTGCTAGATCAGTCCCAATGACTACTAAGAGAATAATTTTTTTATTAATTTTTTCTGCCAATCAAAATTGCTTGTTAGTTAATCTGTAGTCATGTTCATAACTAGAATAAAACTTTTTGAATAGAAATTTGATTCCCAAACAATATTCATGACTTTTTTGAGCTATTTGCCTGTAATTTCTTAATTTTGCTGAAGAAATAAGCTTTAATGCTTCAGTCACCTTAAGGATAAATTGCATATCCTTAATTTTTTTAGCAACTAATAATGTGGCTGTAGACATTTACTTATTAACTTAAGTTACAAAAACAAAAACTTAAAAACCTATTTACTATTTATGTGTCGCTAAGAAATGTTTGTATTCTGTTTCAAATATACCACTCATAATTTCCCTTAAGCTGTCATTAACCTTCTCAGATAAAGAAAGATCGTTATAAGCCCCGTGTGCCCTTCAGGAAGTTAATACCAACTCACAAACTTCTGAAACTCATTCCTTCTTTTCTATCTCAAGTATTAATTTAGTTGAGATTAAGTGGAGCAACATTAACTCATCTTTAGGTCCATAGGGCTTCATTGGAGCTTGCTTTAGTATTGGGAGAATTCTTTCTCCTATTGCGAAGATTCTTTTAGATTCTTCGTTCAGGTCTGAAGAGAATTTAGAAAACTCAATTAGCTCGAAATATTGTGAGACAAAAAGCTTGAGAGAGCTTGTCATACTTTTAATTGCTGTTTCCTGCGCAGCTCCACCAACCCGAGACACTGAATTAGTCAAGTCAATAGCTGGTCTTTGACCAGAATTGAAAAGATTAGTCTTCAAAAATAATTGTCCGTCAGTAATGGAAATTACATTACTAGGAATATAAGCCGCAATGTCATCTGATTGAGTTTGAATTATTGGAAGGGCCGTTATTGATCCTCCTCCGTGTTCCTTAGAAAGTTTTCCAGCTCTTTCCAATAATCGGCTATGTAAGTAGAAAATATCTCCCGGGAAAGCCTCTCTACCCGGGGGAAAGTTCAATAATAGAGAAAGGGTTCTATATGCAATTGCGTGTTGAGTTAAGTCATCATAAATAATTAGTACATCTTTTCCCTCTCACATTCAATGTTCTGCAATTGTAACTCCAACAAATGGGGCTAAGAATTGTAGAGCAGGAAAATCAGAGGCACTAGCAACAACAAAGCAAGTGTAACTTAAAGCTCCAATCTTCTCTAGCTCTTTAGATAGTTGGAATAAAGTTGAGTTCTTTTGCCCTACTGAAACATAAACACAGTTAACATTTCTACCTTTTTGATTAACAATAGCTTCTAGGGCCAAAGAAGTTTTTCCTGTATGTCTGTCCCCGATAATCAATTCTCTTTGTCCCTTTCCAATTGGAATCATGGCATCAATTGCCAATATTCCGGTGTAAAGGGGTTCATCCACAGAACTTCTATCCATAACTTCTGGAGCAGGGGCTTCAACTTGAGACCATTTATCTATTTGAATATCTCCCAATCCATCAATAGCATTCCCGAATATATCAATTATTCTCCCCAATAATTGATCTCCATTAGGTGCAGAAAATGTTTTATAAGTTCTAACAGCGCTCATCCCTTCAGAAACTTTGTCATAACTACCTAAAACTACAGCCCCAATACTACTTTCTCTAAGGGTTAATACTAGGGCCTGAATCTTATCAGGTCCAATTAAAATTACCTCATTTAAAGTGCAATTTGACAATCCAGAAATAGAAAGTATTCCATCTTGATTAGAAAGAACTTTACCAGTCCCCTCTTCTCTAAGTCCTACTTCCTTATCCTGAATTAATCTCTTTAATGACTCTGCGAATTCTTCTAGTCTAACTGAAGACATATACTAGAACATTGTGGATAATTTCTCCTTAATGTTAGCTAGTTTTTTGGAGAGCGAGCACTCTAGTATAGTATCATCGTATTCCACTTTAATTCCTGCAATCATCTCACTAGAAATTAAATATTCTACTGAGACTGCTTTTCCAAATTTTTTTCTTAAGCTAGCTTCCAGCTTATCTTGCTTAGTCTTAGTTAATTTATGTGAACTATAAACTTTTACATTCTTTTGATTAAGTTGTAGTTCTAATCTATAAATTAAGTTTTCCAAGAAAAAGGATAGATACTTAATTAGATAGAACTGAATTAAAAGCAAGATAGTAGAAGCAAGATACCTTTGCTTAAAAGCAAATAATCTAATTAATTCTTTTAAAAATCGCTCTTTGTGATCCTTTGTGAACAAAGGGGAGGCCAAATAAGTTAAAAATTCTGGATAAGACTTAAAAAAAGATAATAGAACATTTGTTTCATCTAAAAGTCTCACAAAATCCAATCTTGTTGAATAACAAGATAAAAGGGCGGTAGAGAACTTAATTATTTTTTCTCTTTCTTTATTTCCGTCAGAGAAACTCATATCTAACTCTTTTTGTTAATTGTTTGCTCAATCTTGTCTTTTTCCATAGAGTTTTTAAATACTGTATCTAGTTCTTCTAGATAACCATCAATAATTTTTGACTGGGTTTTTTGATTGATTGTTCCCTTTATTAGCTTTTCTGCCAATTCAACTGAAAGAGTAATAATTTGTTGATTTACAGTTTTTCTGGCCTCCTCTTCCATTAACTTAACTCTTTTATTGGCCTCATCAATAATTTCTTGTTTGGCCTTTTCAGCCTCTTGAATTCTTTGTTCAAGTATTGACTTTTCTTTTTCTTGTCTATCTTTTAAAAATTGTTTTCTTTCAGACACAAAATCTTGTTGTGCTTTTTGTAAATCAGTTAAAGCTTTTTTAGTTTCTTTAGTTGCATGTGAAAGATCTATATGAACTTTATCTAATTTTTCTTTTTGTGTATTAATGAATTTATTTGTTGGCTTTCAAAAGAAATAAATAATGAAAACAATAACTGAAATGGAAGAAACAAGGTGAGCTACAATTACTCCTCCCATTTGTCCGTTTAAAAATAATGTAACTAAATCTTTGATTTCT
Above is a window of Mycoplasma ovis str. Michigan DNA encoding:
- a CDS encoding DUF402 domain-containing protein, which gives rise to MTQSTPSMIHIHRCDGSLCKSVEGHHCIYESSDFWIFFLPPLIAQQIKELDIPQSNSGKFTRKRKFSMVTNRYPTFWFFWKDHWFNISLTLLPENKHNLLLRISTPPLIEEKAFKYIELDLALSLNSEKGIEFLYNNDYQTNSQKMKYNPQLKKEISKIIREIFQLLKSNWFSKLTEESWINFLWEKVLISTGQSKSEFYREVNSDKKDEEFSDLGVEIGEIN
- a CDS encoding F0F1 ATP synthase subunit gamma gives rise to the protein MSTATLLVAKKIKDMQFILKVTEALKLISSAKLRNYRQIAQKSHEYCLGIKFLFKKFYSSYEHDYRLTNKQFWLAEKINKKIILLVVIGTDLALCGRFNKQIIDYIKSHFSTQILLVVFGKKLTGLLSNTEFKKRIIKSYSSELSFNEYSDKVEEISSELLREYVNRGCGYLQILHKSLNKPFKLKKLLPFTADYFGKVEKSIRYETHEYKLDTSNCVVEMFPTFFERTLQISLVESKIAEHNLRKDVMSNAVKAAEEKLQEYQILYRKMKQSSITQEISEITAAIKCKN
- the atpA gene encoding F0F1 ATP synthase subunit alpha; protein product: MSSVRLEEFAESLKRLIQDKEVGLREEGTGKVLSNQDGILSISGLSNCTLNEVILIGPDKIQALVLTLRESSIGAVVLGSYDKVSEGMSAVRTYKTFSAPNGDQLLGRIIDIFGNAIDGLGDIQIDKWSQVEAPAPEVMDRSSVDEPLYTGILAIDAMIPIGKGQRELIIGDRHTGKTSLALEAIVNQKGRNVNCVYVSVGQKNSTLFQLSKELEKIGALSYTCFVVASASDFPALQFLAPFVGVTIAEHWMWEGKDVLIIYDDLTQHAIAYRTLSLLLNFPPGREAFPGDIFYLHSRLLERAGKLSKEHGGGSITALPIIQTQSDDIAAYIPSNVISITDGQLFLKTNLFNSGQRPAIDLTNSVSRVGGAAQETAIKSMTSSLKLFVSQYFELIEFSKFSSDLNEESKRIFAIGERILPILKQAPMKPYGPKDELMLLHLISTKLILEIEKKEWVSEVCELVLTSWRAHGAYNDLSLSEKVNDSLREIMSGIFETEYKHFLATHK
- the atpH gene encoding ATP synthase F1 subunit delta; the protein is MSFSDGNKEREKIIKFSTALLSCYSTRLDFVRLLDETNVLLSFFKSYPEFLTYLASPLFTKDHKERFLKELIRLFAFKQRYLASTILLLIQFYLIKYLSFFLENLIYRLELQLNQKNVKVYSSHKLTKTKQDKLEASLRKKFGKAVSVEYLISSEMIAGIKVEYDDTILECSLSKKLANIKEKLSTMF
- the atpF gene encoding F0F1 ATP synthase subunit B, whose translation is MYISSGNGLTEIKDLVTLFLNGQMGGVIVAHLVSSISVIVFIIYFFWKPTNKFINTQKEKLDKVHIDLSHATKETKKALTDLQKAQQDFVSERKQFLKDRQEKEKSILEQRIQEAEKAKQEIIDEANKRVKLMEEEARKTVNQQIITLSVELAEKLIKGTINQKTQSKIIDGYLEELDTVFKNSMEKDKIEQTINKKS